The following are encoded together in the Pectobacterium punjabense genome:
- a CDS encoding GTP pyrophosphokinase has protein sequence MNESEFLQRWHNEQAMYKAWGRYVVDFISAALVDEMHKDLKNFLKIPASSRVKENDSLIDKAFYRDKSYKNSYEDIEDKVGARFVVMLVSEVDDICGIIEKAHQDGTWHANKCRDFNEERKLFPTLFTYQSHHFIVRSNFDFIYQGVEIKNNTPCEVQIRSLLQHAYAELTHEVTYKKKTVIDPHVGRTIAKTMAFIETADDFFKDVKEKTANKSMVNFEYFLDELFTSLTGTKSVRLKSSLYIYDTFSELIDEKLPEKINRFISQTPSLDELISEGKKRHAFYNQSVIIFVYWLVQKRRATVERDWPLEWQLASDIALDLNVSLNRYT, from the coding sequence ATGAATGAGAGCGAGTTTCTGCAACGGTGGCATAATGAGCAAGCCATGTACAAGGCTTGGGGTCGCTATGTTGTAGATTTCATCTCTGCCGCTTTAGTCGATGAAATGCATAAAGATCTGAAAAATTTTCTCAAAATCCCGGCATCAAGTCGGGTTAAAGAAAATGATTCATTGATCGATAAAGCCTTCTATCGTGATAAAAGCTACAAGAATTCCTACGAAGATATAGAAGACAAAGTTGGGGCTCGCTTTGTTGTCATGCTGGTGTCTGAAGTAGATGATATTTGCGGAATTATAGAAAAAGCGCATCAGGATGGAACATGGCACGCGAATAAATGTCGAGACTTTAATGAAGAAAGGAAATTATTCCCAACTCTTTTTACATATCAGTCCCACCATTTTATTGTTAGAAGCAATTTTGATTTTATCTACCAGGGAGTGGAAATAAAAAATAATACACCCTGCGAGGTGCAAATACGTTCTTTACTACAGCACGCTTACGCTGAACTGACTCATGAAGTCACTTACAAGAAAAAAACGGTTATAGACCCCCATGTAGGTCGCACAATTGCCAAAACCATGGCATTTATAGAAACAGCTGATGATTTTTTCAAAGATGTTAAAGAAAAAACAGCCAATAAATCCATGGTTAATTTCGAATATTTTTTGGATGAGCTATTTACATCATTAACTGGTACAAAATCTGTTAGGTTAAAATCATCACTGTATATATATGACACGTTCTCGGAATTAATAGACGAAAAACTTCCAGAGAAAATTAACCGTTTCATATCCCAAACTCCGAGTTTAGACGAACTTATTAGTGAAGGCAAAAAACGGCATGCTTTCTACAATCAAAGCGTAATAATATTCGTTTACTGGCTTGTTCAAAAAAGACGCGCTACAGTCGAGAGAGACTGGCCACTGGAATGGCAGTTAGCATCTGATATTGCACTTGATCTTAACGTTTCATTGAACAGGTATACCTAA
- a CDS encoding TIGR03751 family conjugal transfer lipoprotein encodes MNNKAQCAIASLFFAVTLSGCSTSKEQMLPPGDSTMLELWNGGASTTQDRHEGRTTLRRTLTDTDQANVLREAEHYSRTQENEIQQTFPRLPNPDLVMYVYPHLSKGNTPVPGYSTVFPFYSQVQYALPGERTEAF; translated from the coding sequence ATGAATAATAAAGCTCAATGCGCGATAGCCTCGCTTTTTTTCGCCGTAACACTTTCAGGATGCAGTACCAGCAAAGAGCAGATGCTGCCTCCGGGCGATAGCACCATGCTAGAACTGTGGAACGGTGGTGCGTCAACGACTCAAGACAGGCATGAAGGGCGCACTACACTGCGGCGCACCCTGACGGATACTGACCAGGCGAATGTGTTGCGGGAGGCGGAACACTATAGCCGCACCCAGGAGAATGAGATCCAGCAGACGTTTCCTCGTCTGCCGAATCCTGACCTGGTCATGTATGTCTATCCCCATCTCAGTAAGGGTAATACTCCGGTGCCGGGGTATAGCACGGTATTCCCGTTCTACAGCCAGGTGCAATATGCCCTGCCGGGTGAACGGACGGAGGCATTTTAA
- a CDS encoding ATP-binding protein: MRYPFELDPQIIHHIIYSQAGSLGKALIELLMNSVDAQASSVLLTVSQEGFTCTDDGHGFASRDDVVNYFGRFGTPHIEGDATYGRFRLGRGQIMAHARTLWRSQFWQMHVDTRLMGYHYDLEDLGEGLSGCQITGEWYEPLSEAELMSAIQEIRDLVRYTPIRVELNGRLITRNPATEKWDAEDEFAWYRVREEGAVSIYNQGVLVRHDPGHMWGVGGLIVSKRAIGLNVSRTEILRKTCPIWQGIAKRFGELAAALANQLGHYRKTESRRENAARSLMAGSRSLVTLYCDEEVITLLPGKKHVTLVDFLNKCRWQRPGGYEGCFTIARSEDIPRGELLAGANIVVVMHPITLTRFGCYSNDEFIECLAQIHNNLRERDRTERGAWYVERAFEPAIIDFNTLSNAFVERTQLVREKDALDAETLRAWRSLRWCLIQYARRCTGGKGRWANYTRGGKIFHILLGESTSAEAWTDGENYIAYNIKVVQRLRIDPLRTASYLFSLTEHEIAHEGDSMDCGHDEAFYQRFHDVSIRMAEERQRYMHVFLMKYTTSMEREGKKAAGKAWQERFLVDRVGSGREKRGLPRLTDETKVSEEINEVVPDEPASLITLINLQLRQQCGARPEPDWNEVMLEGIVSEIKQSQQKNVEDDGEWLDWVLGGSKEKERIDDREYQEFMEQVNLDMHKQDQEERARMLSVLGINSALLTEDIFYFLYYETSDDDDLRAAWQEKRWEKEQDPDDEPEPLIPEQWKPYMHPEETRWMIERNAAAAGFCGWQAEFNYLRWRSEQDHDMLGE; the protein is encoded by the coding sequence ATGCGATACCCTTTCGAGCTTGATCCCCAGATTATTCATCACATTATATACAGTCAGGCGGGTTCTCTGGGTAAAGCCCTGATAGAGCTGCTGATGAACAGCGTTGATGCGCAGGCGTCTTCAGTATTATTGACGGTGTCCCAGGAGGGATTTACCTGTACTGATGATGGCCATGGTTTTGCATCAAGAGATGATGTGGTGAATTACTTCGGTCGTTTCGGCACACCGCACATCGAGGGGGATGCGACCTACGGCCGCTTCCGGTTGGGACGTGGGCAGATTATGGCGCACGCCAGAACATTGTGGCGCTCACAGTTCTGGCAGATGCATGTCGATACTCGCCTCATGGGCTATCACTATGACCTGGAAGATCTGGGAGAAGGATTATCTGGCTGTCAAATCACTGGCGAATGGTATGAACCATTGAGTGAGGCTGAATTAATGTCAGCCATTCAGGAAATCCGCGATCTGGTTCGCTATACCCCGATTCGTGTAGAGCTCAATGGACGGTTGATCACCCGTAATCCGGCTACGGAGAAATGGGATGCTGAAGATGAGTTCGCCTGGTATCGCGTACGTGAAGAGGGTGCGGTATCCATCTATAACCAGGGCGTGCTGGTACGTCATGATCCCGGACATATGTGGGGTGTTGGCGGCCTGATCGTCAGTAAACGTGCTATCGGACTCAATGTTTCCCGAACAGAGATCCTCCGTAAAACCTGCCCGATATGGCAAGGTATCGCTAAACGCTTTGGTGAGTTGGCCGCCGCGCTGGCGAATCAGCTTGGCCACTACCGTAAAACAGAGTCCCGGAGAGAGAATGCAGCACGTTCTCTAATGGCAGGAAGTCGCTCACTGGTCACGTTGTATTGTGATGAAGAGGTCATTACGTTATTACCTGGGAAAAAGCATGTCACATTGGTCGATTTTCTGAACAAATGCCGGTGGCAGCGACCTGGAGGATATGAAGGATGTTTCACCATCGCCCGTAGCGAGGATATTCCCCGTGGCGAGTTGTTGGCCGGTGCCAATATTGTGGTGGTGATGCACCCAATTACACTGACCCGGTTCGGCTGTTACAGCAACGATGAATTTATTGAGTGTCTGGCTCAGATCCATAATAACTTGCGTGAGCGCGATCGGACCGAGAGGGGCGCGTGGTATGTCGAGAGAGCCTTTGAACCTGCCATTATTGATTTCAATACGTTGAGTAATGCTTTTGTCGAACGAACTCAACTGGTCAGGGAAAAGGATGCGCTCGACGCGGAAACCCTTCGAGCCTGGAGGTCGTTACGTTGGTGCCTGATTCAATATGCTCGTCGTTGCACCGGAGGTAAAGGTCGCTGGGCAAACTACACCCGTGGTGGAAAAATTTTTCATATCCTGTTAGGGGAATCGACGTCAGCTGAAGCCTGGACGGATGGTGAAAACTACATCGCCTATAACATTAAAGTGGTTCAGCGATTACGTATCGATCCATTGCGAACTGCGAGTTACCTCTTTAGCCTGACGGAGCATGAGATTGCCCATGAAGGGGACAGTATGGACTGTGGCCATGATGAAGCATTCTATCAACGTTTCCATGATGTCAGTATCCGTATGGCGGAAGAACGTCAGCGATACATGCACGTTTTTCTGATGAAATACACCACCAGTATGGAGCGTGAAGGTAAGAAAGCGGCAGGGAAAGCCTGGCAGGAACGTTTTCTGGTCGACCGGGTTGGCAGCGGCCGTGAGAAAAGGGGGTTACCCCGGCTCACCGATGAAACAAAAGTAAGTGAAGAGATCAATGAAGTTGTTCCGGATGAACCTGCGTCGCTGATTACGTTGATTAACCTGCAACTACGGCAACAGTGTGGCGCCAGGCCTGAACCTGACTGGAATGAGGTTATGCTGGAAGGGATTGTTTCAGAAATCAAGCAGTCCCAGCAGAAAAACGTGGAAGATGATGGCGAGTGGCTTGATTGGGTGCTTGGGGGCTCAAAGGAGAAGGAACGCATTGATGACCGTGAATACCAGGAGTTTATGGAGCAGGTTAACCTGGATATGCATAAGCAGGACCAGGAGGAGCGAGCCAGAATGCTCTCCGTTCTCGGGATCAATTCAGCCCTTCTGACAGAGGATATTTTTTATTTCCTGTATTACGAAACATCAGATGATGATGATTTGCGGGCAGCATGGCAGGAAAAACGCTGGGAGAAGGAGCAAGATCCTGATGATGAACCGGAACCGCTTATACCAGAGCAGTGGAAACCTTATATGCATCCCGAAGAAACACGCTGGATGATCGAAAGAAACGCAGCGGCGGCAGGGTTCTGTGGCTGGCAGGCGGAGTTTAACTATTTACGTTGGCGATCTGAGCAAGATCATGACATGTTGGGGGAGTAA
- a CDS encoding conjugative transfer ATPase has translation MFSLFQRRTTSSDENLKGNGPFAVNGHEPLSRDGRLTERDEQQLYGVAPSIIDYMPWAEYLSADQCLLLDDGVSVGAVYEIIPVGTEGRPAERLEEIRDVVEDALQDSLPELDSHQWVVQLYCQDDTDVTAYMDKLRGYVKPWAEGTAFTQAWLAETDRHMKSISAEKGLFDDKIVTGAPWRGQTRRTRMVIYRYVEKQSRDPLPPATMLNQVCDRLTSALSGAGIRCHRQNGEQIHNWLLRWFNPKPEWVAPELLYRTASHDDGAPDSLPILNDFSETLWFTRPRSDAERGVWWFDNVAHKAVPVERLRKAPQTGHLTGEVRRGENINTLMDLMPQGTVIAMTLVVQPQDVLEEEFASLGKNAMGENVESQRVRADAATAKEYLGERHKLYRSSLTFLIKASDLDTLDKRYLDISAKLLNAGLQPINPEHDVAPLNGYLRALPMCFNPETDQNHWYTRLTFVQHFACLLPVFGRDTGTGNPGLSFFNRGGAALSFDPMNKADRTQNAHLLLFGPTGSGKSATLCSVLAQVMAIHRSRLFLLEAGNSFGLLGDYYESLGLTVNKISIKPGRGVSLAPFADAHLLLQVDPRELITDELSLPELDDDAKEPDDDDEEKRDILGEMEIAARLMVTGGEAAEEARMTRADRGMLREAILAAAKQSYEAGHQMLPSDLMSALEHIARDNTKDSEGRDRRTAARRARAEEMAEALRMFTEGFEGELFNRPGTPWPEADVTIIDLGTLAREGYEAQMAVAVIALVNTVNNIAERDQYLDREINMVIDEAHIATTNPLLSPYMTKVVKMWRKLGAWLWLATQNLADYPDTSEKMLNMAEWWLCLTMPPDEVEQISRFKKLNEEQKAMLLSATKLPRCYTEGVVLAKRVEALFRAVPPSLYLALGMTEKEEKAERRQLMNEHGCSELQAAFLVAKKLDKARGIMTETEAA, from the coding sequence ATGTTTTCACTGTTTCAGCGTAGAACGACATCTTCAGATGAAAATCTGAAAGGGAATGGGCCATTTGCGGTAAATGGCCATGAACCGCTTAGCCGTGATGGGCGATTAACTGAGAGGGATGAACAACAACTTTATGGCGTTGCGCCTTCCATTATTGACTATATGCCCTGGGCGGAATATCTCTCAGCGGATCAATGCCTGCTGTTGGATGATGGTGTCTCCGTTGGTGCGGTCTATGAAATCATACCCGTAGGCACGGAGGGGCGACCAGCTGAGCGCCTGGAAGAGATCCGCGATGTGGTTGAAGATGCCTTGCAGGATAGCTTGCCTGAGTTGGATAGTCACCAGTGGGTCGTGCAGCTTTACTGCCAGGATGATACGGATGTGACGGCGTATATGGATAAGTTACGTGGTTATGTCAAACCCTGGGCGGAGGGGACGGCATTCACACAGGCCTGGCTGGCTGAAACCGATCGCCATATGAAAAGCATTTCGGCAGAGAAAGGCCTGTTTGACGATAAAATTGTCACGGGTGCACCCTGGCGCGGACAAACCCGCCGCACACGTATGGTGATTTACCGCTATGTTGAAAAGCAGTCCCGCGATCCGTTACCGCCGGCGACCATGCTGAACCAGGTCTGCGACCGTTTAACCTCAGCATTGTCCGGCGCCGGTATTCGTTGCCATCGGCAAAATGGTGAACAGATACATAACTGGCTGCTACGCTGGTTTAACCCTAAGCCGGAATGGGTTGCGCCCGAACTGCTGTACCGTACAGCGTCACATGACGACGGCGCACCCGATTCTCTTCCTATATTGAACGATTTTAGCGAAACATTGTGGTTTACGCGGCCGCGCAGCGATGCCGAACGTGGAGTATGGTGGTTTGATAATGTGGCGCACAAAGCAGTACCCGTAGAACGGCTGAGAAAAGCACCACAGACGGGGCACTTGACCGGTGAAGTCAGGCGTGGAGAGAACATCAATACGCTGATGGATCTGATGCCGCAGGGAACGGTTATTGCGATGACATTGGTTGTTCAACCTCAGGATGTTTTAGAAGAGGAGTTCGCCAGCCTGGGTAAAAATGCAATGGGCGAAAATGTTGAATCTCAGCGTGTACGCGCAGATGCGGCAACAGCCAAAGAGTATCTGGGTGAGCGGCACAAACTGTATCGCTCATCGTTGACGTTTCTGATCAAAGCGTCAGATCTGGATACGCTCGACAAACGCTATCTCGATATTAGTGCCAAGCTGCTCAATGCCGGCCTTCAGCCGATCAACCCTGAACATGATGTTGCGCCACTCAATGGCTATCTGCGTGCTTTACCGATGTGTTTCAACCCTGAAACGGATCAAAACCACTGGTATACCCGGCTGACGTTTGTACAGCACTTTGCCTGCCTGCTGCCAGTTTTTGGCCGTGATACGGGAACGGGTAATCCCGGCCTTTCCTTTTTCAATCGCGGAGGGGCGGCATTGTCATTCGATCCAATGAATAAGGCAGACAGGACACAGAATGCCCATTTACTGTTGTTTGGACCGACAGGTTCGGGTAAGTCAGCGACATTGTGTAGTGTTTTAGCGCAGGTGATGGCTATCCACCGTTCACGGCTGTTTTTACTGGAGGCGGGAAACTCGTTTGGGTTGCTTGGCGATTACTATGAGTCATTAGGGTTGACGGTGAACAAGATCAGCATCAAACCTGGGCGTGGTGTCTCACTGGCACCGTTTGCCGATGCTCACCTGTTGTTACAGGTAGATCCCAGAGAACTCATTACTGATGAGTTGTCTTTGCCTGAGCTGGATGATGATGCAAAAGAGCCGGATGATGACGATGAGGAAAAGCGCGATATTCTGGGAGAAATGGAGATAGCTGCACGTCTTATGGTCACGGGGGGAGAGGCAGCAGAAGAAGCCAGAATGACGCGTGCCGATCGGGGCATGTTGCGTGAGGCTATTCTGGCTGCGGCGAAACAATCGTATGAAGCTGGACACCAAATGTTGCCCTCGGATTTGATGTCTGCGTTGGAGCATATCGCCCGAGATAACACCAAGGACAGTGAGGGGCGAGACCGCCGAACGGCAGCACGGCGTGCGCGTGCTGAGGAGATGGCTGAGGCGTTGCGCATGTTTACCGAAGGGTTTGAGGGAGAACTGTTTAACCGCCCAGGAACGCCCTGGCCAGAAGCGGATGTCACTATCATCGATCTCGGTACATTGGCGCGTGAGGGCTATGAAGCACAGATGGCCGTCGCTGTTATCGCCCTGGTGAATACCGTCAATAACATCGCTGAACGTGATCAGTACCTGGATCGTGAAATCAATATGGTGATCGATGAAGCCCATATTGCGACGACGAACCCCCTGCTATCACCGTATATGACTAAGGTGGTGAAAATGTGGCGTAAATTGGGGGCGTGGCTCTGGCTTGCAACACAGAACCTGGCGGATTATCCGGATACATCGGAAAAAATGCTCAATATGGCAGAATGGTGGTTGTGTCTGACCATGCCACCGGATGAAGTGGAGCAAATCTCGCGGTTCAAAAAGCTGAATGAAGAGCAAAAGGCGATGTTGCTCTCTGCGACAAAGTTACCCCGATGCTATACGGAAGGTGTGGTTCTGGCTAAACGGGTAGAAGCCTTATTCAGGGCCGTTCCTCCCAGCCTTTACCTTGCGTTGGGGATGACTGAAAAAGAAGAAAAAGCGGAACGCCGGCAACTGATGAACGAACATGGCTGCAGTGAGCTGCAAGCGGCTTTTCTCGTGGCGAAGAAGCTGGATAAGGCAAGAGGGATTATGACCGAAACGGAGGCTGCGTGA
- a CDS encoding TrlF family AAA-like ATPase, protein MIGSQWNKWDLHIHSPLTWLANSYTPDDIEDYVRTLGAHQLSLIAVTNYFYFRQNELEIVREEIARQGLAITVLANVEFRLDQQNRDDQFINVHILFSEKLSTERINEILSHLPIRLTDGEGKNIYCYEKSVGDSGHGVDTITVALSELTSHLNSALRPFQDFLIAVCPNGYGGYRPGATGRSAAAATEIDRQGQIIFGGVADREFYLRTDRYLGATIKPVFLCSDAHSMAQIGGRYTWVKALPTFEGLRQALLEPESRLRIGDDWLAARTPKAHFSKIEVEGSIFDGQEIRFRQLTIPLSQDMVAIIGGRGTGKSLLLDALRSRFAGAAARGSEQRAVNVQNLCVELDKANGEKVRFDTYSEGYEYLHVSQGEIKKLCQEPSLISDEIKKTLRLSSHHEAGSTGELLNENLSAWRAWREFLTFKNERNEPINTRAFQEALARTAREKIDVLTSTRNREMIAQFRANSGQQATLTQARKHATGLQTTIDTTVRDLITKIDAINAAVDDGMVIPYPDLSLLAAVVETKLASIDEQTARLAEDNRRIIASFQEQGLGQDIPGLLEKVQAYQLQADRAEEHLSTIDARETQYQQELLQRSELATAFIDTLLARQAVIDTAYASLATRPHLTDDQQALIRDILTDIRIYGRPHFDVAAFYNGMLDHMNRGRFRASAEQTSVERLRDVFRVQTIADLHALLSNAPVIALPECPDRKLSIEEFLWRSEYFNSQGPYALLNFLFSPEHIQQYLSVRAEFEYKGKTVEKLSAGQRGTFYVCLKLATDAFGSPFVFDQPEDDLDNDFIMHNLVPLFRKIKQYRQVIIVTHNANLVVNCDAEQVIIATNDEEVISYRAGALEYGDHDAPNSMRRAICDVLEGGRHAFEAREQKYGMLWLNPL, encoded by the coding sequence GTGATAGGCTCACAATGGAATAAATGGGATTTACATATCCACAGTCCCCTGACGTGGCTGGCCAACAGCTATACTCCGGATGATATTGAGGATTATGTTCGCACGCTGGGGGCGCACCAGCTGTCCCTCATCGCCGTGACGAACTACTTTTATTTCCGGCAGAACGAACTGGAAATCGTCCGGGAGGAAATTGCCCGGCAGGGTCTGGCGATCACGGTACTTGCCAACGTGGAATTTCGTCTCGATCAGCAGAACCGGGATGATCAGTTCATTAACGTCCATATTCTCTTTTCAGAAAAGCTTTCAACTGAGCGCATTAATGAAATCCTTTCCCACCTGCCGATCAGGCTGACGGATGGCGAGGGGAAGAATATCTACTGCTATGAGAAAAGCGTTGGCGACAGCGGGCACGGTGTTGATACCATTACGGTTGCACTGTCAGAGCTGACTTCCCATCTTAATTCCGCACTGCGTCCATTCCAGGACTTTCTGATTGCCGTGTGCCCCAACGGCTACGGTGGATACCGTCCGGGGGCCACCGGCCGATCGGCTGCTGCCGCGACCGAGATTGACCGCCAGGGACAGATAATTTTCGGTGGTGTCGCCGATCGTGAATTTTACCTGCGGACCGACCGTTATCTCGGCGCTACAATCAAACCTGTATTTCTGTGTTCGGACGCGCACAGCATGGCACAGATTGGCGGGCGTTATACGTGGGTTAAGGCGCTGCCGACATTTGAGGGACTTCGGCAGGCTCTGCTTGAACCCGAGTCGCGACTGAGGATCGGTGATGACTGGCTGGCCGCCCGCACACCCAAGGCTCACTTCAGTAAGATCGAGGTGGAAGGCAGCATTTTTGATGGTCAGGAGATCCGCTTCCGGCAACTGACAATCCCCCTGAGCCAGGACATGGTTGCCATTATCGGAGGTCGGGGAACCGGAAAAAGTCTGCTCCTAGATGCGCTTCGCTCCCGGTTTGCCGGAGCCGCAGCCAGGGGAAGTGAGCAACGTGCGGTGAATGTGCAGAATCTCTGCGTTGAACTGGACAAGGCCAACGGGGAAAAGGTGCGCTTTGATACGTATTCAGAAGGATATGAATACCTTCACGTATCCCAGGGCGAGATCAAAAAACTTTGCCAGGAGCCCAGTCTTATCAGCGATGAGATTAAAAAAACGCTGCGGCTGTCTTCTCACCATGAGGCCGGCAGTACGGGGGAACTGCTCAACGAAAACCTCAGTGCATGGCGCGCATGGCGCGAGTTTCTTACCTTTAAAAATGAGCGTAATGAGCCGATCAATACGCGTGCATTTCAGGAAGCGCTTGCGAGAACTGCCCGGGAAAAAATTGATGTCCTGACCAGCACTCGTAACAGAGAAATGATCGCGCAGTTTCGTGCCAATAGCGGGCAGCAGGCCACCCTGACACAGGCCAGAAAACATGCCACCGGGCTGCAAACAACGATTGATACTACCGTCCGGGATCTGATTACAAAGATTGACGCCATCAATGCTGCCGTCGATGACGGCATGGTTATCCCGTACCCTGATCTGTCATTGCTGGCCGCCGTTGTCGAGACAAAGCTGGCCAGTATTGACGAGCAGACTGCCCGGCTTGCCGAGGATAATCGCCGTATCATTGCGTCGTTTCAGGAGCAGGGGCTGGGTCAGGATATCCCGGGATTGCTGGAGAAGGTGCAGGCATATCAGCTGCAGGCGGATCGGGCTGAGGAACACCTAAGCACTATCGACGCCCGGGAGACACAGTATCAGCAGGAGTTACTCCAGAGAAGCGAACTGGCTACCGCTTTTATTGACACTCTGCTGGCAAGGCAAGCGGTTATCGATACTGCCTATGCCTCTCTGGCTACCAGACCGCACCTGACTGACGATCAACAGGCGCTAATCCGAGATATTCTGACGGACATTCGTATTTATGGTCGGCCGCATTTTGATGTGGCGGCATTTTACAACGGCATGCTGGATCATATGAACCGCGGCCGGTTCAGGGCTTCCGCTGAACAGACGTCTGTTGAACGGCTGCGTGATGTGTTCCGGGTGCAAACCATTGCTGATTTACATGCACTGCTCTCCAACGCTCCCGTAATCGCACTGCCGGAATGCCCTGACAGAAAACTGTCCATTGAAGAATTTCTGTGGCGCAGTGAGTATTTTAACAGTCAGGGGCCGTATGCCCTCCTGAACTTCCTCTTCAGTCCGGAACATATCCAGCAATACCTGAGCGTCAGGGCGGAGTTTGAATACAAAGGAAAAACCGTCGAGAAACTGTCTGCCGGTCAGCGCGGAACCTTTTACGTCTGCCTCAAACTGGCTACGGATGCGTTTGGCTCACCTTTTGTCTTTGACCAGCCGGAGGATGATCTGGATAACGATTTCATCATGCACAATCTGGTGCCGCTATTCCGGAAAATCAAACAGTACCGTCAGGTCATCATAGTGACTCATAATGCTAACTTGGTGGTGAACTGTGATGCGGAACAGGTGATCATTGCCACAAACGATGAAGAGGTGATCAGTTACCGAGCCGGGGCACTGGAGTACGGCGATCATGACGCACCAAACAGCATGCGCAGAGCAATCTGCGATGTGCTTGAAGGGGGGCGCCACGCATTTGAGGCCCGGGAGCAGAAATACGGCATGCTCTGGCTCAACCCCTTATAG
- a CDS encoding SLATT domain-containing protein encodes MSGDSPRAVLLGMVSNKITHLKLKCNANKRRFQWLTAGSIIFSAAITLTLGFDLPEHVSGQKNTALVIGMVLTLINGWLAIFDYKKLWIRQKSTLFGLYQLENELNFLTESPQDQERVEILFKSYQALWEKDGNEWANIQNTSAPDNN; translated from the coding sequence ATGTCAGGAGATTCCCCAAGAGCCGTTCTGCTAGGCATGGTGAGTAATAAAATCACTCACCTTAAACTAAAGTGCAACGCAAACAAAAGACGTTTTCAGTGGCTTACTGCCGGTTCAATTATTTTCAGTGCAGCGATAACCTTAACATTGGGATTTGACCTTCCAGAACACGTTTCGGGACAAAAAAACACCGCATTGGTAATTGGTATGGTATTAACATTGATTAATGGGTGGTTAGCCATATTCGATTACAAAAAACTTTGGATAAGGCAAAAATCCACACTCTTTGGTCTCTACCAACTTGAGAACGAGCTAAATTTTTTAACCGAATCTCCCCAGGACCAAGAGAGAGTGGAAATTTTGTTTAAATCGTATCAGGCACTCTGGGAAAAGGATGGTAATGAATGGGCAAACATTCAGAATACCTCTGCTCCTGACAACAATTGA
- a CDS encoding nucleoid-associated protein, giving the protein MNFLKLTIDQIAIHQIFPRDENRKEKKPVMGTELIRFDKIAMDDFKRRVVDSLGNGSSAVRMQITDHKKGSTPLLVSKLHGLKEKEFIQTSYEIASNLSAAQTRKGMSGGIVVVFSAFYNPQKLHLVGIIKADIHSGYEKYQDKNTGLISLKHVEELLLTPSTKLYKSAGFFRREDAVDSKDLNEQWLVEISDYQINKSDGKAAAQYFYQTFLGCDYPESSARTTKKYFELATEFISEMDIDEQERTNLHNALFADLKARKSEQVEPLKFAETYMKAEDVDNFREYLEDSDFPVEAFIKDTQHITSKLKNRRVKFSKDIRISAPSEIFEELITIEVIEGEKQGDGYTPSWTNILIKDRIINQQ; this is encoded by the coding sequence ATGAATTTTTTAAAACTTACAATCGATCAAATTGCCATTCATCAGATTTTTCCCAGAGATGAAAATCGGAAGGAAAAAAAACCTGTCATGGGAACGGAATTAATCCGGTTTGACAAAATCGCAATGGATGATTTTAAACGACGTGTAGTTGATTCGTTAGGAAACGGGTCATCAGCAGTAAGGATGCAAATTACCGACCATAAGAAGGGTTCCACACCATTACTTGTCAGTAAACTACATGGCCTTAAGGAGAAAGAATTTATTCAAACGAGCTATGAGATCGCATCAAACCTGAGCGCGGCCCAAACTAGGAAGGGAATGTCTGGCGGGATAGTTGTTGTTTTTAGTGCTTTTTATAATCCACAGAAATTACACCTTGTAGGGATTATCAAGGCTGACATTCACAGTGGATATGAAAAGTATCAGGATAAAAATACCGGTCTAATATCACTCAAGCATGTAGAAGAACTGCTGCTAACCCCCTCCACTAAGCTCTACAAATCAGCAGGTTTCTTCCGCCGCGAAGATGCCGTTGATTCTAAAGACCTAAACGAGCAATGGTTAGTGGAAATTTCTGACTACCAAATAAATAAATCTGATGGCAAAGCGGCGGCGCAATATTTCTATCAAACTTTTCTCGGATGTGATTATCCTGAATCCAGTGCAAGAACAACGAAAAAATATTTTGAATTGGCCACAGAATTTATCAGTGAGATGGATATCGATGAACAGGAACGCACAAATTTACATAACGCGCTTTTCGCTGACCTCAAAGCCAGAAAATCGGAACAGGTTGAGCCCTTAAAATTTGCTGAAACATATATGAAAGCTGAAGATGTTGATAATTTTCGCGAGTATCTGGAAGATTCAGATTTTCCTGTGGAAGCTTTCATTAAGGATACCCAGCACATCACTAGCAAACTGAAAAACAGACGAGTAAAATTCAGTAAGGACATTCGGATTAGTGCTCCGTCGGAGATTTTTGAAGAGTTAATTACTATTGAAGTAATCGAAGGGGAAAAGCAGGGGGATGGTTATACTCCTAGCTGGACTAACATACTGATTAAAGACAGGATTATCAATCAGCAATGA